The DNA region TGCCGCCGCCGCGAAACCGAGCAGACCAGTTGCACCAATGCCTAAGCCAAAGGTGGCTATCGCGGTAATTCCCGAAAGCAATGCGGGTCCAGAAAACGAGCCCAAATCGGACAAAAACCGCCAAATACCAAGAAATTGCGCTCGCCCAGCATTCGGTGAGTAATCAGCTCCCAGCGTCATGATCATGCCGGCTCCAATTCCGTTGCCAAAGCCGATCAGTAGCGAGACGAGAAGCAAACTCACCGCACCCACTGTCAATGGCATCACGATGAGCGACACCGCCATAATCACCATCGACGGCACCGCGACCCAAGCCCTTCCGCGGCGGTCCATCACTTTCCCCGCCGGGTAAAAGACGAGCATGTCTATCGCGCCGGAGAGACCGTAAATCAAAGAAGTCGTTGTTGCGTCTAAGCCAAGCCCTTCAGCCCAAAGCGGGATCACTACTTGCCTCGAGGAACGCACGGCACTGACTAAAAGCACGCCGAGGCCCAGGGTGAGGAAAACATGTTTGTGCGAGGTGAGGATCTCGCGGAGTTTTGGCGAGGGAAGCTGCGCACCAGCACCACCTGCATGCACGAGGTCCGGCATACTCAGCGCGATCGTCCCGGCCACGATAACTGCTCCTACGCCAACCCAATAGGCGCCAGAGAGGTGTAGAAAATTGATCGCCAGCGCGCCAATAAACGGACCGATAAAAACACCAATACGCATTACGCCGCCCAATGTGGACAGCGCTCGAGCTCGGTATTTTACGGGGACAGCTTCGGTGAGGTATTTCTGCCGGGCCAGGTTAAAGACTGCAGAGGCTGCGCCAATTAACAAGATTCCTAATCCATAAACCCAGAGATTCGGCGCAACCAGACAGAGCAGCATGGCCACCATGCTCAGCACAGCGGCACCGACTATTGCCCAACACTCGCCATATTTGTCGGTGATGATCGACGCC from Renibacterium salmoninarum ATCC 33209 includes:
- a CDS encoding MFS transporter, translating into MSQASGGAEFSFKKIALPAFGPSLLFGIGEGAILPVIALSARDLGASVAIAALIVTLIGIGSLLSNIPASIITDKYGECWAIVGAAVLSMVAMLLCLVAPNLWVYGLGILLIGAASAVFNLARQKYLTEAVPVKYRARALSTLGGVMRIGVFIGPFIGALAINFLHLSGAYWVGVGAVIVAGTIALSMPDLVHAGGAGAQLPSPKLREILTSHKHVFLTLGLGVLLVSAVRSSRQVVIPLWAEGLGLDATTTSLIYGLSGAIDMLVFYPAGKVMDRRGRAWVAVPSMVIMAVSLIVMPLTVGAVSLLLVSLLIGFGNGIGAGMIMTLGADYSPNAGRAQFLGIWRFLSDLGSFSGPALLSGITAIATFGLGIGATGLLGFAAAAVLWYWIPRVRKPELN